Proteins encoded by one window of Nicotiana tabacum cultivar K326 chromosome 10, ASM71507v2, whole genome shotgun sequence:
- the LOC107825437 gene encoding uncharacterized protein LOC107825437, with protein MDKSWLNIRNRVDQRYRDGVDNFLNWAFSQPTVSTMIRCPCKGCMNTEFKLRVGVRGDLLRKGFWGSYKVWDLHGEVSVRVETSSVVVSDDGAEDDSIEEDNISEMIHDACGYTNVEDNNNSEDNEEPNIHATKFYELLEDAETELYPGCEKVSKLSFVVKLLHLKCLNRWSNKSMDALLSFFKEVLPDGSFVPNSFYEAKKVLCDLGLGYTKIDACRNDCILYWRDYADIQACPKCGKSRWKSEGHGGKKVAHKILRHFPIKPRLQRLYMARETAKKMRWHKEENIDDGVLRHPSDSIAWKSFDAQHPTFSAELRNVRLGLESDGFQPYGNMSSNHSIWPVVLATYNFPPWDCMKNPYFMMTLLIPGLKCPGNDIDVYLQPMIEELKELWFGVDTYDAHSKSNFLMYVAIMWTINDFPAYGNLSGWSTKGKLACPCCHKDTQSTSLRSKLCYMGHHRFLSMDHLWRRSRTLFDGKVEMRVTPNPLTGDEALMQLQALGNVTFGKGQKRKRDVHNNAYNWKKKSIFFQLPYWKSLILRHNLDVMHIERNVSDNIISNVMNMVGKTKDTLKSRYDLMDLGIRQRLHPIEDEINILLPAACYALSPEEKLKVCSFLANLKVPDAFSSNISRCVNVQEKRIHRLKCHDHHVLLQDIFPVAIRDLDILEAEIPIILCKLQLVFPPAFFDVMVHLPIHLPSEAKLGGPAQYRNMYPIER; from the exons ATGGATAAAAGTTGGTTGAATATTAGGAATAGAGTCGACCAAAGGTATAGAGATGGAGTTGACAActttcttaattgggcattcAGTCAACCTACGGTGAGCACTATGATTCGGTGTCCTTGTAAAGGGTGTATGAATACCGAGTTCAAGCTACGGGTTGGTGTAAGAGGAGATTTATTGAGGAAGGGATTTTGGGGTTCTTATAAAGTGTGGGACTTGCATGGAGAAGTGTCAGTTAGAGTTGAAACTTCTAGTGTTGTAGTTAGTGATGATGGAGCAGAAGATGATAGCATTGAAGAGGACAATATTAGTGAAATGATTCACGATGCTTGTGGATATACGAATGTGGAGGATAATAATAATTCAGAGGACAACGAAGAACCAAATATACATGCAACAAAGTTCTACGAATTGTTAGAAGATGCTGAGACAGAACTTTATCCTGGTTGTGAAAAAGTCTCAAAGTTGTCTTTTGTTGTTAAACTACTTCACTTGAAGTGTCTTAACCGTTGGAGCAACAAATCTATGGATGCATTATTGAGCTTCTTTAAAGAAGTTCTTCCAGATGGGTCATTTGTGCCAAATTCTTTCTATGAAGCAAAGAAAGTTCTTTGTGACCTCGGCTTGGGGTACACCAAAATAGATGCATGTCGAAATGATTGTATTTTATATTGGCGTGATTATGCCGATATTCAAGCATGTCCTAAGTGCGGTAAGTCTAGATGGAAGTCCGAAGGACACGGAGGCAAGAAAGTAGCTCATAAAATCTTGCGGCATTTTCCAATCAAACCAAGACTTCAAAGATTGTACATGGCAAGAGAGACAGCTAAAAAGATGAGGTGGCATAAGGAGGAAAATATTGATGATGGTGTCTTGCGACATCCGTCTGACTCAATAGCATGGAAATCCTTTGATGCACAACATCCCACCTTTTCGGCTGAGTTAAGAAATGTTCGACTAGGCTTAGAGAGTGATGGGTTCCAACCATATGGGAACATGAGTTCTAATCATAGTATTTGGCCCGTCGTACTAGCTACGTATAATTTTCCACCATGGGATTGTATGAAAAATCCGTATTTCATGATGACACTTCTTATTCCAGGCCTCAAGTGTCCAGGCAATGATATCGATGTATATTTACAACCAATGATtgaagagttgaaagaattatggTTCGGGGTGGATACTTATGATGCACACTCAAAATCTAATTTTTTGATGTATGTGGCTATCATGTGGACGATCAATGACTTTCCTGCATATGGAAATCTTTCAGGATGGTCAACCAAAGGCAAGCTTGCATGCCCTTGTTGCCATAAAGATACACAATCGACTTCCTTACGTAGTAAGTTGTGTTATATGGGTCATCACCGCTTTCTTTCCATGGACCATCTATGGCGTAGAAGTAGGACGTTATTTGATGGGAAAGTTGAAATGAGAGTTACGCCTAACCCTTTAACAGGTGATGAAGCACTTATGCAATTACAAGCTTTAGGTAATGTGACTTTTGGTAAAGGACAAAAGAGAAAGCGTGATGTTCATAACAATGCATACAACTGGAAGAAGAAAAGTATCTTTTTCCAATTGCCTTATTGGAAGAGTCTTATATTACGACATAACCTTGATGTGATGCACATCGAAAGAAATGTGTCCGACAATATTATATCAAATGTCATGAATATGGTTGGAAAAACAAAAGACACATTGAAAAGTAGATATGACTTGATGGACCTTGGAATCAGACAAAGGTTGCATCCAATTGAGGATGAGATCAATATTCTGTTACCTGCAGCATGTTATGCATTGTCCCCGGAAGAGAAGCTGAAGGTATGCAGTTTCTTGGCTAATCTAAAGGTTCCTGATGCCTTTTCCTCAAACATTTCAAGGTGTGTCAATGTACAGGAAAAAAGGATACACAGATTGAAATGTCATGATCATCATGTATTATTGCAAGACATTTTTCCAGTAGCTATACGTG ATCTTGATATCCTAGAGGCAGAAATTCCTATTATTTTGTGCAAACTTCAACTTGTTTTCCCTCCGGCGTTCTTTGATGTCATGGTTCATTTGCCAATTCACTTGCCAAGTGAGGCAAAGCTTGGTGGACCAGCTCAATATCGGAATATGTATCCTATAGAGAGGTAA
- the LOC142165103 gene encoding uncharacterized protein LOC142165103: MHKRKYTLDLISELGLGVAKPAVTPIESNIKLTTKEYDEPTGILDGTSDETLIELRKYQRLLGKLLYLTVTRPDITFNILGLFKDIGVDVELYVNILIDSKVAIQIAANPVFYELTKHIEIDYHFRREKIKNGPVKAEYVATKEQLADILTKGLTRIQHDYLLSKLGVLDVFIPLSMRESVEEKGVTLL, encoded by the exons ATGCATAAAAGGAAATACACACTAGATCtcatctctgaacttggactAGGAGTTGCAAAGCCTGCAGTTACACCTATTGAAAGTAATATCAAGCTTACTACTAAGGAATATGATGAACCCACCGGCATCCTCGATGGCACATCAGATGAAACCTTGATAGAACTTAGGAAGTACCAGAGGCTACTAGGAAAGCTGCTCTACTTGACGGTCACTCGACCAGACATAACATTCAAT ATACTTGGCTTATTCAAGGATATTGGGGTAGATGTTGAACTCTATGTGAACATACTCATAGACAGTAAAGTAGCAATTCAAATAGCTGCCAACCCAGTGTTTTATGAACTCAccaaacacattgagattgactaTCATTTTAGAAGAGAGAAGATAAAAAATGGGCCGGTGAAGGCTGAATATGTAGCAACTAAGGAACAACTAGCAGATATTCTAACCAAGGGCTTAACTAGAATTCAACATGATTATTTGTTGTCCAAGCTAGGAGTACTTGATGTATTCATACCACTTAGCATGAGGGAAAGTGTTGA